The following coding sequences are from one Geothrix sp. window:
- the murI gene encoding glutamate racemase, translated as MDRHLGHAGFRMSRSDRPIGIFDSGIGGLTVLHALRQLLPQEDLLYLGDTARLPYGSKSHRTIERYTLQMGELLQRAEPKLIVIACNTASAHGLPALQAVSPCPVIGVIEPGAEAAAEHAGPVGIIGTLATIGSAAYDTAIRRRDPAKVIHSVACPLLVPLAEEGWFDDPVTDSICRRYLNQLPFEVKTVVLGCTHYPTLLPSLERCRPGTRWIDSGRVTAKAVDRLLQGSLGYRTTSARGTLRVQLTDASTRLKEVGSRFLEEELGDVEVVEI; from the coding sequence GTGGATCGCCATCTTGGCCACGCGGGTTTCCGCATGAGCCGATCCGACCGCCCCATCGGCATCTTCGACTCGGGCATCGGCGGGCTCACGGTGCTGCACGCGCTGCGCCAGCTGCTGCCCCAGGAGGACCTGCTCTACCTGGGCGACACCGCCCGCCTGCCCTACGGCAGCAAGAGCCACCGAACCATCGAGCGCTACACCCTGCAGATGGGCGAGCTGCTGCAGCGCGCCGAACCCAAGCTCATCGTCATCGCCTGCAACACCGCCAGCGCCCACGGCTTGCCGGCCCTGCAGGCCGTGAGCCCCTGCCCGGTCATCGGCGTCATCGAGCCCGGCGCCGAGGCCGCCGCCGAGCATGCGGGCCCCGTGGGCATCATCGGCACCCTGGCCACCATCGGCAGCGCCGCCTACGACACGGCCATCCGCCGCCGCGACCCCGCCAAGGTCATCCACAGCGTGGCCTGTCCGCTGCTGGTGCCCCTGGCGGAGGAGGGCTGGTTCGACGACCCCGTCACCGACAGCATCTGCCGCCGCTACCTGAACCAGCTGCCCTTCGAGGTGAAGACCGTGGTGCTGGGCTGCACCCACTACCCCACCCTGTTGCCCAGCCTGGAGCGCTGCCGCCCCGGCACCCGCTGGATCGACAGCGGCCGCGTCACCGCCAAGGCCGTGGACCGCCTCCTGCAGGGCAGCCTCGGCTACCGCACCACCAGCGCCCGCGGCACCCTCCGCGTCCAGCTCACCGACGCCAGCACCCGGCTGAAGGAAGTGGGCAGCCGGTTCCTGGAAGAAGAACTTGGGGATGTGGAAGTGGTCGAAATCTAG